One Terriglobales bacterium genomic region harbors:
- a CDS encoding carboxypeptidase regulatory-like domain-containing protein, with protein MQRLSSILRFIAIGVALLTAGNVFGQTLATVQGQVTDPSGAVIPGATVTVTNTATSVSQTAKTDSSGNYRIPALPIGTYDVEVQASGLERQRAKSLILEVGRTSVQNFQLKIAQASEVVTVESEIPVVESTTMTVGQVMDPKNVQQIPLNGRHFVDLGFLIPGSVTPPSNGFLAQPIRGQGSLAFNTAGQREDTVNFMVNGINLADMGNGQITFQPAISTLDEFKVDNSTYSADEGRNSGAIVNMATRSGTNQFHGEAFDFMRNNYFDARNFFNKVGVQQSQFIRNNFGGAVGGPIIKNKLFFFGAYEGLRQRQGLTLSTTVLNAAQRNAALASSDATVRQLVPLIPQANDSTGSKFLGSASAPVKLDQWTGDISYNVSDKDRVHGYYALQKDVRTEPTDAGAGSTVPGYGDQRVARRQLFTLNESHVFSPNVVNEARLGFNRIHITFQPVNNLDPTKFGINNGRSGPVGIPEIFVQSIGLDFGGVSGFPQGRGDLTSVLSDSVTYLRAKHSFKFGWEGRQVNDNGTFSHDIGFVQFSNPTDFINGNASLYTNGGDVSPHVIQRALSFFAMDSYKVASYLTLELGLRYEWNMTPFEKDNRQSEFLPATATLVQVGTSALPLLYQQNNKNFEPRLGFAWDVFHNGKTVVRSGYGWAVDQPLPLQLNGNPPFATASRFSTTTAKPFTTFATLASDAAASGASVSTVDQNYKNAYVQSYNFNIQQEITPSTAVMIGYFGSKGTHLRQNINLNQPFYTNTSTGAQSRPFPSVAANSPIAPNLTLGTSLTDRVSNGNSNYNALWVTGTRRLAAGLQFSANYTWSKSLDYASQTGAAVPENSLSVRQDYGLSDFDARNRFVFTGLYELPFKANRLVEGWRVSGVLTLQSGNPLNILAGAPIAGPAGSGIPVGSSTLFTGVATNRVDQIAPVSIVNQIITSGTQAGNILWLSPICDPRFGACASGSSFALPVQVVNGVNIYHFGNVRRNSVLGPDFKNLDFSLAKTTRLTERLRLELRAEAFDLFNHPNFGNPNRTAVTSAGNTFGVISSTRFPNGDSGSSRQLQFAAKMIF; from the coding sequence ATGCAAAGGCTCTCCAGCATTCTTCGATTCATCGCTATCGGAGTCGCTTTACTCACTGCCGGCAACGTCTTTGGGCAGACGCTGGCGACCGTGCAGGGTCAGGTGACCGATCCGAGCGGGGCGGTGATACCCGGCGCGACGGTAACGGTGACGAACACCGCGACTTCGGTTTCGCAAACCGCGAAAACGGATTCGAGTGGAAATTACCGGATTCCGGCACTTCCGATTGGCACATATGACGTGGAAGTCCAGGCCTCAGGTTTGGAACGACAGCGCGCAAAGAGCCTGATCCTTGAAGTTGGACGAACCAGTGTACAGAACTTTCAGCTGAAGATTGCTCAGGCGAGCGAGGTGGTTACCGTTGAGAGTGAGATTCCGGTTGTTGAATCGACGACGATGACAGTGGGCCAAGTTATGGATCCGAAGAACGTGCAGCAGATCCCGCTGAATGGCCGCCACTTCGTCGATCTGGGCTTTCTTATTCCTGGCTCTGTTACCCCGCCGTCAAACGGCTTCTTAGCTCAGCCAATTCGCGGACAAGGTTCGTTGGCATTCAATACTGCTGGGCAGCGAGAAGATACGGTCAACTTCATGGTCAACGGCATCAACCTAGCCGACATGGGCAACGGCCAGATCACATTTCAGCCAGCGATCTCGACACTTGATGAATTCAAGGTTGATAACTCAACCTACAGCGCAGATGAGGGCCGCAACTCCGGCGCGATTGTGAATATGGCGACCCGCTCAGGAACGAACCAGTTCCACGGAGAAGCTTTCGATTTCATGCGCAACAACTACTTCGATGCGCGAAACTTTTTCAATAAAGTCGGAGTGCAGCAATCGCAGTTCATTCGGAACAATTTTGGTGGAGCTGTCGGCGGTCCGATTATTAAGAACAAACTGTTTTTCTTCGGCGCCTACGAAGGGTTGCGGCAACGACAAGGACTCACTCTGAGTACAACCGTGCTCAACGCAGCCCAGCGCAACGCGGCGCTGGCTTCCTCCGACGCGACGGTGCGGCAATTGGTTCCGCTGATTCCGCAAGCCAATGATTCCACGGGTTCGAAGTTCCTAGGTTCGGCATCTGCACCAGTGAAACTCGACCAATGGACTGGCGACATTAGCTACAACGTGAGCGACAAAGACCGAGTCCACGGCTATTACGCACTACAGAAAGACGTCCGGACTGAACCGACCGATGCCGGAGCCGGTAGCACTGTCCCAGGATATGGGGATCAGCGCGTAGCGCGGCGTCAACTGTTCACTCTAAACGAGAGCCATGTGTTTAGTCCTAACGTGGTCAATGAAGCCAGGCTCGGTTTCAACCGCATCCATATTACGTTCCAGCCAGTGAACAATCTGGATCCTACGAAGTTCGGAATCAACAATGGCCGCAGCGGCCCGGTCGGCATCCCTGAGATATTCGTTCAATCCATTGGATTGGACTTTGGTGGCGTATCGGGATTCCCGCAGGGACGTGGCGATCTCACCTCCGTACTGAGCGATAGCGTCACGTATCTACGCGCCAAGCACAGTTTCAAGTTCGGGTGGGAAGGCCGCCAGGTAAATGACAATGGAACCTTTAGCCACGACATAGGATTTGTTCAGTTCAGTAACCCAACGGATTTTATCAATGGTAACGCTAGCCTATACACAAACGGCGGCGATGTGAGTCCGCACGTCATTCAACGCGCCCTTAGCTTTTTCGCGATGGACAGTTACAAGGTAGCTTCGTATCTCACCCTGGAACTTGGCCTGCGGTACGAATGGAACATGACGCCATTCGAGAAGGACAACCGACAAAGCGAATTCCTACCCGCGACCGCCACGCTCGTCCAAGTCGGCACCAGCGCCCTACCGTTGCTTTATCAACAAAACAATAAGAACTTTGAACCGCGGCTAGGGTTCGCCTGGGATGTGTTTCACAACGGGAAGACGGTTGTGCGTTCTGGGTACGGTTGGGCAGTCGACCAGCCATTACCTCTACAATTGAACGGCAATCCCCCATTTGCAACCGCGTCGCGTTTTTCTACAACTACAGCCAAACCGTTCACGACGTTCGCAACTCTGGCATCTGACGCGGCAGCCAGTGGGGCCTCCGTGAGCACCGTTGACCAGAATTATAAAAACGCTTACGTTCAGTCTTACAACTTCAACATCCAGCAGGAGATCACACCTTCGACGGCAGTCATGATTGGATATTTTGGGTCGAAGGGAACACACCTGCGGCAGAACATCAACCTCAACCAGCCGTTCTACACCAATACATCTACCGGTGCACAGTCACGGCCCTTTCCTAGCGTTGCCGCCAACAGTCCGATAGCTCCCAACCTTACGCTTGGAACTTCGCTTACCGACCGAGTTAGCAACGGAAACTCTAACTACAACGCTCTGTGGGTCACAGGCACGCGCAGGCTCGCCGCAGGATTACAGTTCTCGGCGAACTATACCTGGTCAAAGTCTCTGGACTATGCCTCGCAAACCGGAGCAGCGGTACCCGAGAACAGTTTAAGCGTTCGGCAAGACTATGGTCTGTCGGACTTCGACGCACGCAACCGCTTCGTCTTTACCGGTTTGTATGAACTGCCGTTCAAGGCCAATCGGCTGGTCGAAGGCTGGCGCGTGAGTGGCGTCCTCACACTGCAGTCCGGAAACCCGTTGAATATTTTGGCGGGTGCTCCTATTGCTGGGCCGGCGGGAAGTGGAATTCCCGTGGGCTCGTCCACTTTGTTTACTGGCGTTGCGACAAACCGGGTAGATCAGATCGCTCCGGTGTCGATTGTGAACCAGATCATTACCTCTGGTACGCAGGCTGGCAATATCCTGTGGCTGTCGCCGATATGTGATCCTCGTTTCGGTGCGTGCGCTTCGGGATCTTCATTCGCGTTGCCAGTTCAAGTGGTTAACGGCGTGAACATCTATCATTTCGGGAATGTGAGACGAAATTCCGTCCTCGGTCCAGACTTCAAGAACCTGGATTTTTCTTTGGCAAAAACAACGAGACTCACAGAGCGTCTGCGCCTGGAGCTTCGGGCGGAAGCGTTCGATCTCTTCAATCATCCCAACTTCGGCAACCCGAACCGTACTGCAGTAACAAGCGCTGGAAACACTTTCGGGGTGATCAGCTCTACTCGATTCCCGAATGGAGACTCTGGTTCATCACGGCAGCTACAATTCGCGGCAAAGATGATTTTCTGA
- the pnuC gene encoding nicotinamide riboside transporter PnuC, protein MNWTELLGFVTGAICVWLQVKENVWNWPAGIANNIFYVVVFWRSGLYADSLLQWFYILISIYGWWNWLRGGTAQSRLKISRTSRVGMLVYIALTATGTVLFQELLRRYTNSTVPLWDGLTTAMSLTAQYMLTRKVVENWWWWIAVDVIYIALYSYKRLYLTSVLYAIFLGMCIVGLRQWQLRLSLRQTLSGKEVTA, encoded by the coding sequence ATGAATTGGACCGAGCTTCTGGGTTTTGTTACCGGAGCCATCTGTGTCTGGCTGCAGGTGAAGGAGAACGTCTGGAACTGGCCCGCAGGCATCGCCAATAACATCTTCTATGTCGTCGTCTTTTGGCGCTCCGGCTTATACGCGGATTCTCTGCTGCAGTGGTTTTATATTTTGATCTCGATCTACGGGTGGTGGAACTGGCTGCGGGGTGGGACAGCCCAATCGCGTTTGAAAATAAGCCGTACTTCGCGAGTGGGAATGCTCGTTTACATCGCGCTCACCGCCACGGGAACCGTGCTCTTTCAAGAGCTGTTACGCCGATACACCAATAGCACGGTTCCACTATGGGATGGGCTCACGACCGCAATGAGTCTCACCGCTCAGTACATGTTGACTCGGAAAGTCGTTGAGAACTGGTGGTGGTGGATCGCCGTCGATGTGATCTACATCGCGCTTTACAGTTACAAGCGGTTGTATCTCACGAGCGTTCTCTACGCCATCTTTCTGGGAATGTGCATCGTTGGCCTGCGCCAATGGCAGCTAAGACTGTCGCTTCGCCAAACCCTAAGCGGCAAAGAAGTCACGGCATGA
- a CDS encoding ATP-binding protein: MIKRVAIVGAESTGKTTLAQELAAHFKTVWVPEYGREYTEVRVGTEAIFDYKWSNEEFVLIARKQIVLEDQLAKGANRVLICDTDVLATCIWQERYMGACSEEVARISSERHYDLYLLTDCDIPFTQDGLRDGEHLRQWMTNRFRDELDRRELPWILINGSREQRLRMAIGAVEQL, translated from the coding sequence ATGATCAAGCGAGTAGCGATTGTCGGCGCCGAGTCCACAGGCAAGACTACGCTTGCTCAGGAATTGGCCGCGCATTTCAAGACCGTCTGGGTTCCCGAATACGGGCGTGAGTACACCGAAGTCAGGGTCGGGACTGAGGCCATCTTCGATTACAAGTGGAGCAACGAAGAATTCGTTCTGATCGCGCGTAAGCAGATAGTCCTCGAAGATCAGTTGGCGAAAGGCGCGAATCGCGTACTCATCTGCGATACCGACGTGCTTGCAACCTGCATCTGGCAGGAGCGCTACATGGGAGCTTGCTCCGAGGAGGTCGCGAGGATCTCCAGCGAGCGTCACTATGATCTCTACCTACTTACCGACTGCGATATTCCCTTCACGCAGGATGGACTGCGAGACGGGGAGCATCTGCGCCAGTGGATGACCAATCGTTTTCGCGATGAACTGGATCGCCGGGAGCTGCCGTGGATCTTGATAAATGGCAGCCGGGAGCAACGTCTCCGCATGGCCATCGGTGCGGTCGAGCAGCTGTGA
- a CDS encoding POTRA domain-containing protein — protein sequence MLASGYSGWRYRCAALFDLILCATFFCAQTGPTATPAQTPHTSQQTKEVLPSYEGQNVSSVELAGQPDLDTESLLPLAAQKPNQPFSQAKVDETIAALKQTRRFHDVQIQIRPEPAGVRVLFVLEPAVYFGVYSFPGAEQTFAYARLLQVAAYPPRGPYTSVDVATAQEALERFLHREGYFQSQVKTRVVSDKVHGLANVYFDTVLGRKAKFGTVTLTGATPQGTALLHSRVQSFRARLRNAAIRTGKTYSLKTLQNATNYLQNSLMSKDRLDAKVKLISANYDAGTNRANITFNVQSGPFIHVQVEGAHVWSWTKKKLLPVYQEVGVDPEIIQEGRKNLVSHFQSKGYFDAKVNVTTQARPDGETILYQITKGPRHKVKDVDIAGNQSLKEDELRSHVPVKKAHILSHGSYSENLVHTSVKNLQRVYQANGFSDVKVTPEVDNEAGNIGVTFRVVEGERDIVEAMHIEGIDTQSLSVLAPKGLNLATGKPYSQTFVQEDRNTLMSNYLKLGYLNASFRQTAKPLDKDKHRLEVTYLIEEGPQVRTASVVTLGRGETQQAVINKAAPISTEAPLREDDMLTNETQLYNLGVFDWAEIDPRRRITTQSQEDVLVKVHEAKKNDLVYGFGFDVINRGGNIPSGTVAVPGLPVVGLNKNFKTSQKTFYGPRALIQYTRKDLWGKAQTISFNALGSRLDQRGQIAYTDPYFRGSNWASSFNIGGEHDAQNPIFTSVIGQAGWQLQRALNQDKTRNLFLRYNYSQTGLTELLIPDLVPPSDRHVRLSTLSAVYVRDTRDFQLDAHKGIYQSFETHFNPSFLGSNFNFGKFLAQTAYYKSITKQKIVWANSVRFGFAEAFSGHVPLSETFFTGGPNTLRGFALNGAGPQHVIPACGNPSDPSTCSKITVPVGGNQLFLVNSEFRIPVPLKEGLGIVPFYDGGNVFRTIGFHGQYTNSAGLGFRYATPVGPIRVDFGYNFNAPLGVKSWQYFITIGQAF from the coding sequence GTGCTCGCTTCCGGCTATTCAGGCTGGCGCTATCGATGCGCAGCCCTGTTCGATCTGATCCTCTGCGCCACTTTTTTCTGCGCGCAAACCGGACCGACCGCCACTCCGGCGCAAACACCTCACACTTCGCAGCAAACGAAGGAAGTCCTCCCTTCCTACGAAGGACAGAACGTTTCTTCAGTCGAACTCGCTGGACAGCCCGACCTCGACACAGAGAGTTTGCTGCCATTAGCCGCGCAGAAGCCGAACCAACCGTTCTCGCAAGCCAAAGTCGATGAAACCATCGCTGCGTTGAAGCAGACGAGACGCTTTCACGATGTCCAGATCCAGATCCGCCCTGAGCCCGCAGGAGTACGCGTCCTCTTTGTCCTCGAACCTGCCGTCTACTTCGGCGTGTACTCATTCCCTGGAGCCGAGCAGACGTTTGCATATGCGCGCCTGCTGCAGGTTGCCGCATATCCTCCGCGCGGACCTTATACGTCAGTCGATGTCGCTACGGCACAAGAGGCCTTGGAACGGTTTCTACACCGCGAAGGATATTTCCAGTCTCAGGTGAAGACTCGCGTCGTAAGTGACAAGGTCCACGGCCTCGCGAATGTGTACTTCGACACTGTGCTCGGACGCAAAGCGAAATTTGGCACCGTCACGCTCACCGGCGCGACACCGCAGGGCACGGCCCTTCTCCACTCAAGAGTCCAATCTTTCAGGGCCCGGCTGCGGAACGCAGCGATTCGCACGGGAAAGACCTATTCCCTCAAGACTCTGCAGAACGCTACCAACTATCTGCAAAATTCACTCATGAGTAAGGATCGCCTCGACGCCAAGGTGAAACTGATCTCCGCCAATTACGACGCCGGCACCAACCGCGCGAACATCACCTTCAATGTGCAGAGTGGACCGTTCATTCATGTGCAAGTTGAAGGCGCGCACGTGTGGAGTTGGACCAAGAAAAAACTGCTGCCGGTTTATCAGGAGGTCGGAGTCGATCCCGAAATCATTCAGGAAGGGCGCAAGAACCTGGTCTCGCACTTCCAGTCAAAGGGTTACTTCGATGCAAAGGTGAACGTCACAACGCAGGCGCGGCCGGACGGTGAAACGATTCTCTATCAGATCACCAAGGGGCCGCGACACAAGGTAAAAGATGTTGATATCGCCGGCAATCAGAGCCTCAAAGAAGATGAACTACGGTCGCATGTCCCGGTGAAGAAAGCTCATATTCTCTCGCACGGCAGCTACAGCGAGAACCTAGTTCATACCAGCGTCAAGAACCTGCAACGCGTTTACCAGGCGAATGGTTTTAGCGACGTTAAGGTGACTCCCGAAGTTGACAACGAAGCCGGAAATATAGGGGTTACCTTCCGCGTGGTTGAAGGCGAACGCGACATTGTGGAAGCGATGCACATCGAGGGTATCGACACGCAATCGCTTTCAGTACTTGCTCCTAAAGGACTGAATCTGGCAACGGGCAAGCCGTACTCACAAACTTTTGTCCAGGAAGATCGCAACACTCTGATGTCGAACTACCTGAAGCTCGGCTACCTCAACGCCAGCTTCCGCCAGACCGCTAAGCCGCTGGATAAGGACAAACATCGGCTTGAAGTGACTTATCTCATCGAAGAAGGTCCACAGGTAAGGACTGCGAGCGTGGTCACCCTCGGTCGCGGCGAAACGCAACAGGCGGTGATTAATAAGGCCGCTCCGATATCGACCGAGGCTCCTTTGCGGGAAGACGACATGCTCACCAACGAGACCCAACTCTACAACCTCGGAGTGTTCGATTGGGCAGAGATCGATCCGCGGCGCCGCATCACGACGCAATCACAGGAAGATGTTCTCGTGAAAGTCCACGAGGCGAAGAAGAACGACTTGGTTTATGGCTTTGGCTTTGACGTTATCAACCGCGGCGGCAACATTCCCAGCGGGACAGTCGCCGTGCCAGGACTTCCCGTAGTGGGACTCAACAAAAACTTTAAAACCAGTCAAAAAACGTTCTATGGTCCGAGAGCCCTGATTCAGTACACGCGTAAAGACCTCTGGGGCAAAGCCCAGACCATCAGCTTCAACGCTCTGGGTTCGCGACTCGATCAGCGCGGGCAAATCGCGTACACCGATCCATATTTTCGCGGAAGCAATTGGGCATCGAGCTTCAACATTGGTGGAGAGCACGACGCGCAAAATCCAATCTTCACTTCCGTTATTGGGCAGGCAGGATGGCAACTGCAACGTGCGCTGAATCAGGACAAGACGAGGAACCTGTTCCTCCGCTATAACTATTCGCAGACCGGCCTAACCGAGTTACTCATTCCCGATCTGGTACCTCCATCGGATCGGCACGTGCGTTTGTCCACACTGTCGGCCGTGTACGTGCGAGATACGAGGGATTTTCAGCTCGATGCTCACAAGGGCATCTACCAAAGCTTTGAGACCCACTTCAATCCATCGTTCCTGGGCTCGAACTTCAATTTCGGTAAGTTTCTGGCCCAGACCGCTTATTACAAGAGCATCACGAAACAAAAGATTGTATGGGCGAACAGCGTTCGCTTCGGATTCGCGGAAGCGTTCAGCGGACACGTTCCCCTCAGCGAGACCTTCTTCACCGGCGGTCCGAATACCCTGCGAGGTTTCGCTCTGAACGGCGCTGGACCGCAGCACGTAATCCCTGCTTGCGGGAATCCTAGCGATCCGAGTACGTGCTCGAAAATCACGGTTCCGGTTGGCGGCAACCAGTTGTTCCTGGTCAATTCCGAGTTCCGCATCCCTGTGCCGCTGAAAGAGGGACTTGGCATAGTTCCCTTCTACGACGGTGGCAATGTATTCCGCACGATTGGCTTTCACGGGCAATACACAAACAGCGCAGGACTGGGATTTCGCTATGCCACGCCCGTAGGCCCGATCCGCGTGGACTTCGGTTACAACTTCAATGCTCCTCTTGGAGTCAAATCATGGCAGTACTTCATCACCATCGGGCAGGCATTCTGA